In Fundidesulfovibrio putealis DSM 16056, a genomic segment contains:
- the flhA gene encoding flagellar biosynthesis protein FlhA, with protein MAKSLDVNFDYAKFSKQGDLMLASGVVLILFVMLVPMPTIVIDMLITLSISVSLVVLVTSMFMSSPLEFSIYPSLLLVTTMLRLALNVASTRLVLMHGDEGTGAAGQVIRAFGEFVVGGNYVIGVVVFLILFSLNKTVIVAGTTRIAEVAARFTLDAMPGKQMAIEADLNAGLLTEQEANKRRETIRKEADFYGAMDGASKFVSGDVKATMLITTINIVGGFLIGVFQKGMDWRHAAETYTILTIGDGLVSIIPSIIISVSAGLIVSRAAAEAKMGEEFLAQLTGHPKALKLVSGILLLFGLVPGMPFFPFASLAGLMFFLSRVSQKQKDILTEGQESEKGVPQELETPEEVQQLLPLDSLELEVGYGLIPLVDEDQNGNLLARIRSIRRQFALDMGVIIPSLHLRDNLQLKPGQYAVLIKGNEVASAEILIDHYLAMDPGDVKHRVQGVDTREPAFNLPALWIPEPSKEEAMLAGYTVVDPATVISTHLTEVFRRNLHEFLGRQEVQALLDNLHKRAPKAVEELVPGVLSLGILQKVLQNLVRESVSVRDMLTIVETLADYGLATKDPDQLTEYVRSRMGRSIVKPFLTSDATLPIFTLSPAVEGLVQEAIRHTDHGSYLAMEPGTAQSIISSINSNMERAAVSEGQPVLLVSPVTRPHLAQLLNRFLPTLPVISQAEIPAEIRLHSLATIGMSHAG; from the coding sequence ATGGCGAAATCACTGGATGTAAATTTCGACTACGCCAAGTTCTCCAAGCAAGGCGACCTCATGCTCGCCAGCGGCGTGGTGCTGATCCTGTTCGTCATGCTGGTGCCCATGCCCACCATCGTCATCGACATGCTGATCACGCTGTCGATTTCGGTGAGCCTGGTAGTGCTTGTCACGTCGATGTTCATGAGCTCCCCCCTGGAATTCTCCATCTACCCGTCGCTCCTGCTGGTTACCACCATGCTGCGCCTGGCCCTGAACGTGGCCTCCACGCGCCTGGTGCTCATGCACGGCGACGAGGGCACGGGTGCGGCAGGGCAGGTGATCCGGGCCTTCGGCGAGTTCGTGGTAGGCGGCAACTACGTCATCGGCGTGGTGGTGTTCCTGATCCTCTTCTCGCTCAACAAGACCGTGATCGTCGCCGGTACCACGCGCATCGCGGAAGTAGCCGCACGCTTCACCCTGGACGCCATGCCCGGCAAGCAGATGGCCATCGAGGCGGACCTGAACGCGGGCCTTCTCACCGAGCAGGAGGCCAACAAGCGCCGCGAGACCATCCGCAAGGAGGCCGACTTCTACGGCGCCATGGACGGCGCGAGCAAGTTCGTTTCCGGTGACGTGAAAGCCACCATGCTCATCACCACCATCAACATCGTGGGCGGCTTCCTCATCGGCGTGTTCCAGAAGGGCATGGACTGGAGGCACGCGGCCGAAACCTACACCATCCTGACCATCGGCGACGGCCTGGTCTCCATCATCCCCTCCATCATCATCTCGGTATCGGCGGGCCTCATCGTTTCGCGAGCCGCAGCCGAAGCCAAGATGGGCGAGGAATTCCTGGCCCAGCTCACCGGCCACCCCAAGGCCCTCAAGCTGGTCAGCGGCATCCTGCTGCTGTTCGGACTGGTGCCCGGCATGCCTTTCTTCCCCTTCGCATCCCTGGCGGGCCTGATGTTCTTCCTGTCGCGCGTCAGCCAGAAGCAGAAGGACATCCTCACCGAAGGCCAGGAATCCGAAAAGGGCGTCCCCCAGGAGCTGGAAACCCCCGAGGAAGTGCAGCAGCTCCTGCCGCTCGACTCCCTGGAGCTGGAAGTGGGCTACGGCCTGATCCCCCTGGTGGACGAGGACCAGAACGGAAACCTGCTGGCGCGCATACGCTCCATCCGCCGCCAGTTCGCCCTGGACATGGGCGTGATCATCCCCTCGCTGCACCTGCGCGACAACCTCCAGCTCAAGCCCGGCCAGTACGCCGTGCTCATCAAGGGCAACGAGGTGGCCTCGGCGGAGATCCTCATCGACCACTATCTGGCCATGGACCCGGGCGACGTGAAGCACCGCGTCCAGGGCGTGGACACCCGCGAGCCGGCCTTCAACCTGCCCGCGCTGTGGATTCCCGAACCGTCCAAGGAAGAGGCCATGCTGGCTGGCTACACCGTGGTGGACCCGGCCACGGTCATCTCCACCCACCTGACGGAAGTCTTCAGGCGAAACCTCCACGAGTTCCTGGGCCGCCAGGAAGTGCAGGCCCTCCTGGACAACCTGCACAAGCGCGCCCCCAAGGCCGTGGAAGAGCTGGTGCCGGGCGTTTTGAGCCTGGGCATACTCCAGAAGGTGCTCCAGAATCTGGTGCGCGAGAGCGTCTCGGTGCGCGACATGCTGACCATCGTCGAAACTTTGGCGGACTACGGCCTGGCCACCAAGGACCCGGACCAGCTCACCGAGTACGTGCGCTCCCGCATGGGCCGCTCCATAGTGAAGCCCTTCCTGACCAGCGACGCAACCCTGCCCATCTTCACCCTCTCTCCTGCGGTGGAAGGGCTGGTGCAGGAAGCCATACGCCACACCGACCACGGGTCCTACCTGGCCATGGAACCGGGCACGGCGCAGTCCATCATCTCAAGCATAAACAGCAACATGGAGCGGGCCGCCGTAAGCGAAGGCCAGCCCGTGCTGCTGGTTTCTCCGGTCACCAGGCCCCACTTGGCCCAGCTCTTGAATAGGTTCCTTCCGACGCTGCCGGTCATCTCTCAGGCGGAAATCCCGGCTGAGATCAGGCTGCACTCCCTTGCAACAATAGGAATGAGCCATGCGGGTTAA
- a CDS encoding flagellar biosynthesis protein FlhF codes for MRVKTFRGASAAQVIAQIKKELGPDAVILSNQTKRENGKAVCEIMAAVEPEDDPAERADAGEDGLPGVAGKTASGGHGGWEQEWCEMKGHLSALLKPHMNLDSLPPRQKLAMQYLEREGVDESILMGLFRQLQTGKTVSLLAELGKVARVKPFSAFPEKFQLVAGPSGSGKTTALIRMALAAKRADPARRIGVLNCDGRGVGGKAILKRYAELSGLTYAEAAEPEDFVKVLLACRNFDAIFVDLPTLAPGQTLHQWLKDRSLLPRDDVAVHLTLSPYYAPAHYRAVWERHRADLVKSIIWTKLDEAGTFGSLINTAQMTGLPASALSFGPGVVDAMAQADSQALWRLLFSHQMPGCAQATNPHVEQAA; via the coding sequence ATGCGGGTTAAAACGTTTCGAGGCGCAAGCGCCGCACAGGTGATCGCCCAGATCAAGAAGGAACTCGGCCCCGACGCCGTGATCCTCTCCAACCAGACCAAGCGCGAGAACGGCAAGGCCGTCTGCGAGATCATGGCTGCGGTGGAACCCGAGGACGACCCCGCCGAACGCGCGGACGCAGGCGAAGACGGACTGCCCGGCGTCGCAGGCAAGACGGCATCCGGCGGCCATGGCGGCTGGGAGCAGGAATGGTGCGAGATGAAGGGTCACCTCTCCGCGCTCCTCAAGCCCCACATGAACCTGGACAGCCTGCCCCCGCGCCAGAAGCTGGCCATGCAGTATCTGGAGCGCGAAGGCGTGGACGAATCCATCCTCATGGGGCTCTTCCGCCAGCTCCAGACCGGCAAGACCGTGTCCCTGCTGGCGGAACTCGGCAAAGTGGCCCGCGTGAAGCCCTTCTCCGCGTTCCCCGAAAAATTCCAGCTGGTAGCCGGGCCTTCCGGCTCGGGCAAGACCACCGCGCTCATCCGCATGGCCCTGGCCGCCAAGCGTGCCGATCCCGCGCGGCGCATCGGCGTGCTGAACTGCGACGGCCGTGGGGTCGGCGGCAAGGCCATCCTCAAGCGCTACGCGGAGCTCTCCGGGCTGACCTACGCCGAAGCGGCCGAGCCCGAGGATTTCGTCAAGGTTCTCCTAGCTTGCCGGAACTTTGACGCAATCTTCGTGGACCTGCCCACGCTGGCTCCCGGACAGACCCTGCACCAGTGGCTGAAGGACAGAAGCCTCCTGCCCCGCGACGACGTGGCCGTACACCTGACCCTCTCCCCCTACTACGCCCCGGCCCACTACCGGGCCGTGTGGGAGCGCCACCGCGCGGATCTGGTGAAAAGCATCATCTGGACGAAATTGGACGAAGCGGGTACTTTCGGCAGCCTGATCAACACGGCCCAGATGACCGGCCTGCCAGCGTCGGCGCTGTCCTTCGGACCCGGCGTGGTGGACGCCATGGCCCAGGCCGATTCCCAGGCGCTGTGGCGGCTGCTCTTCTCTCATCAGATGCCGGGCTGCGCCCAGGCGACGAACCCACACGTGGAACAGGCCGCGTAA
- a CDS encoding MinD/ParA family protein, translating to MQGNLPLVFSVTSGKGGVGKTNISANLAVSLSKMGKRVVLLDADLGLANVDVVLGMAPELNLFHLFHKGMNLQKVLCQTPYGFHILPASSGVAEMLSLSTGQKLVLLEAMDFLEDKIDYLIVDTGAGIGDNVLYFNLAARERLLVLTTEPTSLTDAYALVKVMHLNHAVNRFRVVVNMAPSEKAAKQVFGKLYAACDHFLDGISLDFVDFIPHDATVRQAVIKQVPFCHMAPQAPASLKITDIARKITSWDVDAHLDGNIKFFWKKLLFQEQSVA from the coding sequence ATGCAAGGCAATCTCCCCCTGGTTTTTTCCGTCACTTCCGGCAAGGGCGGCGTCGGCAAGACGAACATCTCGGCCAACCTGGCCGTGAGCCTGTCCAAAATGGGCAAGCGCGTGGTGCTCCTGGACGCGGACCTTGGCCTGGCCAACGTGGACGTGGTGCTGGGCATGGCCCCGGAGCTGAACCTGTTCCACCTGTTCCACAAAGGCATGAACCTGCAGAAGGTCCTGTGCCAGACGCCCTACGGCTTCCACATCCTCCCGGCCTCCTCCGGCGTGGCCGAGATGCTCTCGCTCTCCACGGGGCAGAAGCTCGTGCTGCTGGAAGCCATGGACTTCCTGGAAGACAAGATCGACTATCTTATTGTGGATACCGGCGCGGGCATCGGCGACAACGTGCTTTATTTCAACCTGGCCGCGCGCGAACGGCTGCTGGTGCTGACCACGGAACCCACCTCGCTCACCGACGCCTACGCCCTGGTGAAGGTCATGCACCTGAACCACGCGGTGAATCGCTTCCGGGTGGTGGTGAACATGGCCCCCAGTGAAAAGGCGGCCAAACAGGTGTTTGGAAAACTCTACGCCGCGTGCGATCACTTTCTCGATGGAATTTCGCTGGATTTTGTGGACTTTATCCCGCATGATGCCACGGTGAGACAGGCGGTGATCAAACAGGTGCCTTTCTGCCACATGGCCCCGCAGGCCCCGGCAAGCCTGAAGATCACGGATATAGCGCGAAAAATCACCAGCTGGGACGTCGACGCGCACCTCGATGGAAACATCAAATTCTTCTGGAAAAAGCTCCTCTTCCAAGAGCAGTCCGTGGCTTAG
- a CDS encoding FliA/WhiG family RNA polymerase sigma factor, whose protein sequence is METSNSSGKSSSSKSSPWLSFEAGAKAWQDYSPLDRQEIVRHYSPKIKLLALRLKVKLPPSVELGELLSAGALGLMEALGRFKPELGIKFETFAESRIKGAMLDELRKLDWFSRGQRHRVRVVDDAIRRLEAVSDETPSVEQLSETTGLTRKEVSQAMEAMQSQLCLSLDAITENLTSFKQQQIDNEPYKSTALKEIVDKLALLIDELTPREQLVLSLYYVEELTMRETSEVMGITEGRVSQLHSQALAKLRGKFNAQYGIVDA, encoded by the coding sequence ATGGAAACATCAAATTCTTCTGGAAAAAGCTCCTCTTCCAAGAGCAGTCCGTGGCTTAGCTTCGAGGCCGGAGCCAAGGCCTGGCAGGATTATTCTCCCCTGGATCGCCAGGAGATCGTCAGGCACTACTCTCCCAAGATCAAGCTGCTGGCCCTGCGTCTTAAGGTCAAACTCCCGCCCAGCGTGGAGCTCGGTGAACTGTTGAGCGCCGGGGCGCTGGGCCTCATGGAGGCCCTTGGCCGCTTCAAGCCGGAACTGGGCATCAAGTTCGAGACCTTCGCGGAGTCGCGCATCAAGGGCGCCATGCTGGACGAGTTGCGAAAGCTCGACTGGTTCAGCCGGGGACAGCGCCACCGCGTGCGCGTGGTGGACGACGCCATCCGCAGGCTGGAGGCCGTCTCCGACGAGACCCCAAGCGTGGAGCAGCTCTCCGAAACCACCGGCCTCACCCGCAAGGAAGTCTCGCAGGCCATGGAAGCCATGCAAAGCCAGCTCTGCCTCAGCCTGGACGCCATCACCGAGAACCTGACCTCCTTCAAACAGCAGCAGATCGACAACGAACCTTACAAATCGACGGCACTCAAAGAAATCGTTGACAAACTGGCCCTGCTTATTGATGAACTGACGCCAAGGGAACAGCTCGTTCTGTCCCTGTACTACGTGGAAGAACTCACCATGCGCGAGACCAGCGAGGTCATGGGCATCACAGAGGGCCGCGTTTCCCAGCTTCATTCGCAGGCACTTGCCAAGCTGCGCGGCAAATTCAACGCCCAGTACGGCATCGTGGATGCGTAG
- a CDS encoding chemotaxis response regulator CheY: MAYNKDMRVLVVDDFSTMRRIIKNILRQLGFTNIIEADDGSTAWETLNKDKIDFVISDWNMPKMPGIELLRKVRASEEFANMPFLMVTAEAQQENIIEAVQAKVSNYIVKPFTAETLGQKIDKIFDK, translated from the coding sequence GTGGCCTACAACAAAGATATGCGCGTACTCGTCGTGGACGATTTCTCCACCATGCGGCGCATCATAAAGAACATCCTGCGCCAACTCGGCTTCACCAACATCATCGAAGCCGACGACGGCTCCACCGCCTGGGAGACCCTCAACAAGGACAAGATCGACTTCGTCATCTCGGACTGGAACATGCCCAAGATGCCCGGAATCGAACTCCTGCGCAAAGTCCGCGCCAGCGAAGAGTTCGCCAACATGCCCTTCCTGATGGTCACCGCCGAAGCGCAGCAGGAGAACATCATCGAAGCCGTGCAGGCCAAGGTCTCCAACTACATCGTCAAGCCCTTCACAGCAGAAACGCTGGGCCAGAAGATCGACAAGATCTTCGACAAATAA
- a CDS encoding flagellar basal body-associated FliL family protein, with the protein MHPPPPPDGSDASGGSRLGGPLPGSDDQAKAKLDDTELAVGSPRALQKVELDLDDAPFLEDEEEEAPPPPPEMPPSSEPQDLGEPVRLPLWKNKKIVISGGGLLLLLIGLAVWWFFLRAEAPPPPPPPPPPVVEPPKPVEPPPPPPPQDVFVPLEPFLVETVDAKGATRVLTLKIKLVYKEDPRMERELQAKSFAVRDGLYYNLKNKSFAVLTDKDGVEHLREELKGVVNNYLNVGQVDQILFEELLVK; encoded by the coding sequence ATGCACCCGCCTCCTCCGCCAGACGGCTCAGACGCTTCGGGAGGCTCCCGCCTGGGCGGCCCCCTTCCCGGAAGCGACGACCAGGCCAAGGCCAAGCTCGACGACACCGAATTGGCCGTCGGCTCTCCGCGCGCGCTCCAGAAGGTGGAGCTCGACCTCGACGACGCCCCCTTCCTGGAAGACGAGGAAGAGGAAGCCCCACCGCCGCCCCCGGAGATGCCCCCGTCCTCGGAACCGCAGGACCTGGGGGAACCGGTCAGGCTGCCCCTCTGGAAAAACAAAAAGATCGTCATCAGCGGAGGCGGCCTGCTCCTGCTGTTGATCGGCCTCGCTGTGTGGTGGTTCTTCCTGCGCGCCGAAGCCCCTCCACCGCCGCCGCCACCGCCGCCGCCCGTCGTCGAGCCGCCCAAACCGGTCGAGCCGCCGCCACCGCCGCCACCACAGGACGTCTTCGTCCCCCTGGAGCCGTTCCTGGTGGAGACAGTCGACGCCAAGGGCGCAACCCGGGTGCTCACCCTCAAGATCAAACTGGTCTACAAGGAAGACCCCAGGATGGAGCGCGAGCTCCAGGCCAAGTCATTTGCCGTGCGCGACGGTCTGTATTATAACTTAAAAAATAAATCTTTCGCCGTGCTGACCGATAAGGATGGCGTCGAGCACCTCCGTGAGGAGCTCAAAGGCGTCGTGAACAACTACCTCAACGTCGGACAGGTGGACCAGATACTCTTCGAAGAACTGCTGGTGAAATGA
- a CDS encoding purine-nucleoside phosphorylase has translation MQDRITTQYAVDWIRDRLPSGFTPKSAIVLGTGLGDVTHALDTVATITYQEIPGFPRSTVEGHAGQLLAGRLAGLPVLVWQGRFHLYEGYSPAQVCLGVRVSALLGATILVVTNAAGALDPLFSPGELLAITDHVNLTGKSSLAGPNIDDWGPRFPDMSRVYSQRLLDLAVSEAMRLGIRLERGVYAGVLGPQLETPAETRMLRLLGADAVGMSTVMEVIAARHMGMEVLGLSCLVNKNLPDCMAEVTLDEVIAVAGVAGKKLSALVEAVAGALAGERADRREE, from the coding sequence ATGCAAGACAGGATCACGACGCAATACGCCGTCGACTGGATACGCGACCGGTTGCCGTCCGGCTTCACCCCGAAGAGCGCGATCGTGCTCGGAACGGGGCTCGGAGACGTGACTCACGCCCTGGATACGGTCGCAACCATCACCTACCAGGAGATACCCGGTTTTCCCCGCTCCACAGTGGAGGGGCATGCCGGGCAGCTTCTCGCCGGACGGTTGGCCGGGCTGCCCGTTCTGGTCTGGCAGGGCCGGTTTCACCTCTATGAAGGTTACTCCCCGGCACAGGTCTGCCTTGGCGTGCGCGTCTCGGCCCTGCTGGGAGCAACGATTCTCGTCGTCACCAACGCCGCAGGGGCGCTGGACCCGCTCTTCAGCCCAGGAGAGTTACTGGCCATCACCGACCATGTCAATCTTACCGGGAAATCATCGCTCGCCGGACCCAATATTGACGACTGGGGACCGCGTTTTCCGGATATGAGCCGGGTTTACTCGCAACGTCTGCTTGATCTGGCCGTTTCCGAGGCCATGCGCCTCGGTATCCGCCTGGAACGCGGCGTTTACGCGGGCGTACTCGGCCCACAACTGGAAACTCCAGCCGAAACCCGTATGCTTCGCCTGCTCGGCGCGGACGCCGTGGGCATGTCCACGGTCATGGAAGTCATCGCCGCCCGGCACATGGGCATGGAGGTGCTTGGATTGTCCTGTCTCGTGAACAAGAACCTGCCCGACTGCATGGCCGAAGTGACCCTCGACGAAGTCATCGCCGTGGCCGGGGTGGCCGGGAAGAAGCTGTCCGCGCTGGTGGAAGCCGTGGCCGGCGCGCTGGCTGGAGAGAGGGCGGATAGAAGAGAAGAGTAG
- a CDS encoding motility protein A — MDFATLVGLTTGLGLVVGAILMGGSLTQFLDAPSAMIVLGGTLAAICVSHPVEEVIQAFNAGFKIFASRKVAAQEVVNVMVRIAEISRREGLLALENIRTDNAVLKKACKLIADNAGPQIIQDTLRIEIHSLKRRHQIGETVFRSLGTFAPAFGLIGTLIGLVLMLARLDNPKSLGPAMAVALLTTFYGALLSNLFFLPVAGKLRARTQQEVLNLEIIFEGARCILQNNNPLLVRDKLSSFVPPKERTLGR; from the coding sequence ATGGACTTCGCGACGCTTGTCGGGTTGACGACCGGCCTGGGGCTGGTTGTGGGCGCAATCCTCATGGGCGGCTCCCTGACCCAGTTCCTCGATGCCCCCAGCGCCATGATCGTGCTGGGAGGCACGCTGGCGGCCATCTGCGTGAGCCATCCCGTGGAAGAGGTGATACAGGCCTTCAACGCGGGCTTCAAGATTTTCGCGTCGCGCAAGGTGGCTGCTCAGGAAGTGGTCAACGTGATGGTGCGCATCGCGGAGATTTCCCGGCGCGAGGGGCTCCTGGCCCTGGAGAACATCCGCACGGACAACGCGGTGCTCAAAAAGGCCTGCAAGCTCATCGCGGACAATGCCGGGCCGCAGATCATCCAGGACACCCTGCGCATCGAAATACACTCCCTGAAAAGACGCCACCAGATAGGCGAGACGGTTTTCCGCTCGCTGGGCACATTCGCTCCGGCTTTCGGGCTGATCGGCACGCTCATCGGCCTTGTGCTGATGCTGGCCCGCCTGGACAATCCCAAGAGCCTCGGGCCAGCCATGGCCGTGGCTCTTCTCACCACGTTCTACGGGGCGCTGTTGTCCAACCTGTTTTTCCTGCCCGTGGCGGGCAAGCTCCGGGCGCGCACCCAGCAGGAGGTGCTGAACCTGGAGATCATCTTCGAGGGCGCGCGCTGCATCCTGCAGAACAACAACCCGCTGCTGGTGCGCGACAAGCTGTCCTCCTTCGTCCCGCCCAAGGAGCGCACCCTTGGCCGCTGA
- a CDS encoding OmpA family protein codes for MAAEQDPVELELDDNGEMPQIWQVTLADLSMLLMSFFIFLFALSTVRPESVNETLDSVRQRLRVEAGPAKKTPGADAMKSKLLEQVNMREQLILRQRQVHQDLTAFFKGRGESNIQTKLDGPRLTISMPIDGMFAKTDVTQLTDLGKQRLMIIKDFIAKHPDQRVHIKGYSDDTPPPPDSRFKNNWEVSSLQAVAALRFLLSQGVPANRLTSTGLADLEPLLPNTSDEYRAKNRRLDFVMEVQVEG; via the coding sequence TTGGCCGCTGAACAGGACCCGGTCGAGCTCGAACTCGACGACAACGGGGAGATGCCCCAGATATGGCAGGTGACGCTTGCGGACCTGTCCATGCTGCTCATGAGCTTTTTCATCTTTTTGTTCGCACTTTCCACAGTGCGCCCGGAAAGCGTCAACGAGACCCTGGACAGCGTCCGCCAGCGTCTGCGCGTGGAGGCTGGCCCCGCCAAGAAGACGCCCGGCGCCGACGCCATGAAGTCGAAGCTGCTTGAACAGGTGAACATGCGCGAACAACTTATCCTGCGCCAGCGCCAAGTTCACCAGGACCTCACCGCATTTTTCAAGGGGCGCGGTGAATCCAACATCCAGACCAAACTGGACGGCCCGCGCCTGACCATCTCCATGCCCATCGACGGCATGTTCGCCAAAACGGACGTGACGCAGCTGACGGACCTGGGCAAGCAGCGCCTTATGATCATCAAGGACTTTATAGCCAAACACCCCGACCAGCGCGTACACATCAAGGGGTATTCGGACGACACGCCCCCCCCGCCGGATTCGCGATTCAAAAACAACTGGGAAGTGTCGTCATTACAGGCAGTTGCAGCATTGCGATTTCTTCTGTCGCAGGGGGTCCCCGCGAATCGGTTGACATCCACCGGGTTAGCTGATTTAGAACCGCTGCTCCCCAACACGAGCGACGAATACCGCGCCAAGAACAGGCGACTGGATTTTGTCATGGAAGTGCAGGTTGAGGGATGA
- a CDS encoding PilZ domain-containing protein, which translates to MNKLLFTYEADSDLPRQAYRARVPGLLGKDVATQAVYLVRDISAGGISLEDPAGALKTGDALKLDVLIKDRTIIAGLSAEVARHVEAITGLKFTGLTQHQEQRLDKLVLEIQKHLISKLKHGGSHIDDEQTT; encoded by the coding sequence ATGAACAAGCTGTTATTCACGTACGAAGCGGACTCAGACTTGCCGCGCCAGGCATACCGGGCTCGGGTGCCCGGTCTTCTGGGCAAGGACGTCGCCACTCAGGCGGTGTATCTTGTGCGGGACATCAGCGCGGGCGGCATCTCCCTTGAGGACCCGGCTGGGGCTTTGAAGACCGGGGACGCTCTGAAACTGGACGTCCTCATCAAGGACCGCACCATCATCGCGGGACTGTCGGCCGAAGTGGCCAGGCATGTCGAGGCGATCACGGGCCTCAAGTTCACGGGCCTGACCCAGCACCAGGAGCAACGCCTGGACAAGCTGGTGCTCGAGATCCAGAAGCACCTCATATCCAAGTTGAAACACGGCGGGAGCCACATTGACGACGAGCAAACGACATAA
- a CDS encoding ATP-binding protein, with protein MRIIQACRKLGLDFVCVYTREDEASGHLALARELGGKTLRISSYHDANEIMSAADHAGATAVHPGYGYFAEDYRFARRVSERTRPMVWIGPSWQVIRTLGDKINTKRLARSLGVPTVPGSDRPVYDELEAEEIADSLFRFQAEQGIDSARVLVKASAGGGGMGIEEVMNLDHFKTVYRRIRNYSKRQFHDEGVLIEQRILNFNHLEVQIAADRHGSIAHFGTRNCTIQSTGRQKRVEIAPGFAPDQIRYSFDAAKVITDITGYSLAIAKEVGYDNVGTWEWIVTPAGQPFLMEVNTRIQVENGVSAAIARLKGEAGVDIIKEQIRMGLGEPMGFTQDDITFEGIGIEYRIIAEDPANRFTPWVGRIDRFNPPQVPWASLHSQIPQDKPYDIPTEFDPNLALGIIWGKDLAEAKARGVEYLDKLVLEGQDQEGNPMKSNIAFLREKTADILVF; from the coding sequence ATGCGCATCATCCAGGCCTGCCGTAAGCTGGGCCTGGATTTTGTTTGCGTCTACACGCGCGAGGACGAAGCCTCCGGGCACCTGGCCCTGGCGCGCGAACTCGGCGGCAAGACGCTGCGCATCAGCTCCTACCACGACGCCAACGAGATCATGTCTGCGGCCGACCACGCCGGAGCCACGGCGGTCCACCCCGGATACGGCTATTTCGCCGAGGACTACCGCTTCGCGCGGCGCGTGAGCGAACGCACCCGCCCCATGGTCTGGATCGGACCCAGCTGGCAGGTCATCCGCACCCTGGGCGACAAGATCAACACCAAGCGTCTGGCCCGCTCCCTGGGCGTACCCACCGTGCCCGGTTCGGACCGGCCGGTCTATGACGAGCTGGAAGCCGAGGAGATCGCCGATTCCCTGTTCCGCTTCCAGGCCGAACAGGGAATCGACAGCGCCCGCGTGCTGGTGAAGGCATCTGCGGGCGGCGGCGGCATGGGCATCGAAGAGGTCATGAACCTGGACCACTTCAAGACCGTGTACCGGCGCATCAGGAACTACTCCAAGCGTCAGTTCCACGACGAGGGCGTGCTCATCGAACAGCGCATCCTCAACTTCAACCACCTGGAAGTGCAGATCGCCGCCGACCGTCACGGCTCCATAGCCCACTTCGGCACGCGCAACTGCACCATCCAGTCCACGGGCCGCCAGAAACGCGTGGAGATCGCCCCCGGATTCGCCCCGGACCAGATCAGGTACTCCTTTGACGCCGCCAAGGTCATCACGGACATCACCGGCTACTCCCTGGCCATCGCCAAGGAGGTCGGCTACGACAACGTGGGCACCTGGGAATGGATCGTCACCCCGGCGGGCCAGCCCTTCCTCATGGAAGTGAACACCCGCATCCAGGTGGAGAACGGTGTGTCCGCCGCCATCGCGCGCCTCAAGGGCGAGGCCGGCGTGGACATCATCAAGGAGCAGATCCGCATGGGCCTGGGCGAGCCCATGGGCTTCACCCAGGACGACATCACCTTCGAGGGCATCGGCATCGAATACCGCATCATCGCCGAGGACCCCGCCAACCGGTTCACCCCCTGGGTGGGTCGCATCGACCGCTTCAATCCGCCGCAGGTCCCCTGGGCGTCGCTGCACTCGCAGATTCCCCAGGACAAACCGTACGACATCCCCACGGAGTTCGACCCGAACCTGGCCCTGGGCATCATCTGGGGCAAGGACCTGGCCGAGGCCAAGGCGCGCGGCGTGGAGTACCTGGACAAGCTGGTGCTGGAAGGCCAGGACCAGGAAGGCAATCCCATGAAGTCCAACATCGCGTTTCTGCGCGAAAAGACCGCGGACATCCTGGTTTTCTAA